A part of Dreissena polymorpha isolate Duluth1 chromosome 13, UMN_Dpol_1.0, whole genome shotgun sequence genomic DNA contains:
- the LOC127855951 gene encoding protein quiver-like: MVGTNTFLFACALAALLCVSNVDAFKCYVCSSVTDSGCSDKFHKSYTLESSSATCDSCIKTKKKDSVIRTCAPVDFGNTCQSSGDDGAFCSCHSELCNGSNNMAVSMATLLGATLVVLFSNI; the protein is encoded by the exons ATGGTTGGAACGAATACCTTCTTGTTTGCATGCGCGCTGGCCGCTCTTTTATGTG TTTCCAATGTGGATGCCTTCAAGTGTTACGTATGCAGCAGTGTGACGGATAGCGGATGTTCGGACAAGTTCCATAAAA GTTATACTTTGGAAAGTAGTTCAGCCACGTGCGACAGCTGCATCAAGACAAAGAAAAAAGACT CTGTAATAAGAACCTGTGCTCCGGTTGACTTTGGCAACACATGCCAGAGTTCGGGCGATGATGGAGCATTCTGTAGCTGTCACAGCGAGCTCTGCAACGGCTCAAACAATATGGCTGTTTCCATGGCAACGCTCCTGGGCGCCACACTTGTCGTCCTCTTTtctaatatttaa